A genomic window from Lebetimonas sp. JH292 includes:
- the purM gene encoding phosphoribosylformylglycinamidine cyclo-ligase has product MKISYKEAGVDIDKGNSFVEKIKPFVKETFNKNVVGNIGSFAGAFRLPAGYKKPVLLGATDGVGTKLKLAIDAKKFDCIGIDLVAMCVNDLICNFGEPLFFLDYYATAKLEVNEAADVVKGIAKGCKLSECALIGGETAEMPGMYNEGDFDLAGFAVGIAEEDELNPKVKEGDILLALPSSGIHSNGYSLVRKLFFDKLNMKFDDEINGKKLIDILLTPTRIYVKEFKQFKPLLHALAHITGGGIVENFPRVLPENLEAVVYKDKIKVLPIFEYMRKYIDEEEMFRTFNMGVGMIFAISEENADEIIKNSDAYFIGKIQQGKKGVKLK; this is encoded by the coding sequence ATGAAAATCAGTTATAAAGAAGCGGGGGTTGATATTGACAAAGGAAACAGTTTTGTTGAAAAAATAAAACCTTTTGTAAAAGAGACGTTTAATAAAAATGTTGTCGGTAACATAGGAAGTTTTGCAGGAGCTTTCAGGCTTCCAGCCGGATATAAAAAACCTGTTTTACTCGGTGCAACAGACGGGGTCGGCACAAAACTAAAACTTGCGATTGACGCTAAAAAGTTTGATTGCATAGGAATTGATTTAGTTGCAATGTGTGTAAATGATTTAATCTGTAATTTCGGGGAGCCTCTTTTCTTTTTAGATTATTATGCAACAGCAAAACTCGAAGTAAATGAGGCTGCAGATGTGGTTAAAGGAATTGCCAAGGGTTGTAAACTAAGCGAGTGTGCCCTAATCGGGGGAGAGACTGCAGAAATGCCTGGAATGTATAATGAAGGGGATTTTGATTTGGCAGGATTTGCCGTCGGAATTGCAGAGGAAGACGAACTTAACCCGAAAGTAAAAGAAGGTGATATTCTTTTGGCACTGCCAAGCAGCGGAATACATTCAAACGGATATTCGCTTGTTAGAAAACTGTTTTTTGATAAATTAAACATGAAATTTGATGATGAAATTAACGGAAAAAAACTTATTGATATTCTTTTAACCCCAACAAGAATTTATGTAAAAGAATTTAAACAATTCAAGCCTCTGCTTCATGCTCTTGCTCATATTACAGGAGGAGGAATAGTTGAAAATTTCCCAAGGGTATTGCCTGAAAATTTAGAAGCAGTTGTTTACAAAGATAAAATAAAAGTGTTACCTATTTTTGAATATATGAGAAAATATATAGATGAAGAAGAGATGTTCAGAACGTTTAATATGGGTGTTGGAATGATTTTTGCAATAAGTGAAGAAAATGCGGATGAAATAATAAAAAACTCTGATGCTTATTTTATAGGAAAAATTCAACAAGGTAAAAAAGGAGTAAAACTAAAATGA
- a CDS encoding TIGR04219 family outer membrane beta-barrel protein, producing the protein MKKISLSLICAGLVTFANADLVSVSAGAGYEQQKIDGYVKNGNVINYFNNSSAQNDGNQNTGDLGFDDKNNPYIWVKLIHPVPILPNIKLQYTKYNTTGHSKWVAGGVKIFGDVNIPSGLTDVSSKMNINSYDLTLFYEFKPVIADIEAGFGVDVWKGNTKIDGDNANIVNGNIVKTGGSTHINENWTVPLPYLYANIETMKLFGFSILGNIKWAKAGDNHHYDYLAGIKYKFDKIPLFLKMGYRYKEAYGVDGDNKTKLQYKGYFAEIGAKF; encoded by the coding sequence ATGAAAAAAATTAGTTTAAGTTTAATTTGTGCGGGACTGGTTACTTTTGCAAATGCTGATTTAGTAAGTGTAAGTGCAGGTGCAGGTTATGAACAGCAAAAAATAGACGGATATGTAAAAAACGGAAATGTAATAAATTATTTTAATAATTCATCCGCTCAAAATGACGGAAATCAAAACACAGGGGATTTAGGGTTTGATGATAAAAACAACCCTTATATCTGGGTAAAACTGATTCATCCTGTGCCAATTTTGCCAAATATTAAATTACAATATACAAAATACAACACAACCGGCCATAGTAAATGGGTTGCAGGCGGAGTAAAAATTTTCGGAGATGTAAATATTCCCTCTGGACTTACCGATGTAAGTTCCAAAATGAATATAAACTCTTATGATTTAACACTGTTTTATGAATTTAAACCTGTAATTGCGGATATAGAAGCGGGTTTTGGTGTAGATGTCTGGAAGGGAAATACCAAAATAGACGGAGATAATGCAAATATTGTAAACGGAAATATAGTAAAAACAGGAGGTTCTACTCATATTAATGAAAACTGGACGGTTCCTTTACCATATTTATATGCGAATATTGAAACAATGAAATTATTTGGTTTTTCAATATTGGGCAATATAAAATGGGCAAAAGCGGGGGATAATCACCATTATGATTATTTAGCGGGAATTAAGTATAAATTTGATAAAATTCCTTTGTTTCTAAAAATGGGATACAGATATAAAGAAGCTTACGGGGTAGATGGAGATAATAAAACAAAATTACAATACAAAGGCTATTTTGCCGAAATAGGAGCTAAGTTTTGA
- the trpS gene encoding tryptophan--tRNA ligase: MRIVSGMRPTGKLHLGHFIGVLKNWVALQEKYDTFYFVADWHALSTKYDEGLDLNELSIELVKEWIACGIDPKKSILFRQSDIKEHAELYLVLNMITPVSWLERNPTYKDAMNQPEYREKNNAGFLTYPVLQTADIILYDANLVPIGEDQKPHLELAREIVRRFHYMFKKEIFTEPKELLTEIPRLPGLDGRKMSKSFNNAIYLDDDEKSIWAKVRMAKTDPARIKKTDPGHPEVCIIFDYHNAFNKEEVVEIEKECRAGTIGCVECKKRCAAKINELLSPIREKKASLNESMILDIINEGNKKAGNIANEKMEEVNKVIF; the protein is encoded by the coding sequence TTGAGAATTGTAAGCGGAATGAGACCAACAGGTAAACTTCATTTGGGACATTTTATAGGGGTTCTTAAAAACTGGGTTGCACTTCAAGAAAAATATGACACTTTTTATTTTGTGGCCGACTGGCATGCACTTTCCACGAAATATGACGAAGGGCTTGATTTAAATGAACTCAGCATTGAACTTGTAAAAGAATGGATAGCATGCGGAATTGATCCAAAAAAATCAATTCTTTTCAGACAGAGTGATATAAAAGAGCATGCCGAGCTTTATTTAGTTTTAAATATGATAACGCCTGTTAGCTGGTTAGAGAGAAACCCCACATATAAAGACGCAATGAATCAGCCTGAATACAGAGAAAAAAATAATGCGGGATTTTTAACATATCCTGTACTGCAGACAGCAGACATTATTCTTTATGATGCAAATCTGGTGCCTATCGGTGAAGATCAGAAACCCCATCTTGAGCTTGCTAGGGAAATTGTAAGAAGGTTTCATTATATGTTTAAAAAAGAAATATTTACTGAACCAAAAGAACTTCTGACAGAAATACCTAGACTTCCCGGGCTTGACGGCAGAAAAATGTCCAAAAGTTTTAATAACGCAATATATCTGGATGACGATGAAAAAAGCATTTGGGCTAAAGTTAGGATGGCTAAAACGGACCCTGCAAGGATTAAAAAAACAGACCCCGGGCATCCTGAAGTGTGTATAATTTTTGATTACCATAATGCATTTAACAAAGAAGAAGTCGTGGAAATTGAAAAAGAATGCAGGGCGGGAACTATTGGATGTGTGGAATGTAAAAAAAGATGTGCCGCCAAAATAAATGAATTGCTTTCTCCAATCAGAGAAAAAAAGGCATCTTTAAATGAGAGTATGATTTTGGATATAATAAATGAAGGAAATAAAAAAGCTGGAAATATTGCAAACGAAAAAATGGAAGAAGTTAATAAGGTAATATTTTAA
- a CDS encoding phosphatidylserine decarboxylase, translating into MNPSRFISNIAVKIATTSFPKLIQCFINKMYVKFYKIDMSEFEPEDPCKYKTLNNLFTRHKKYTEFYEEDDIVVSPSDSEIIAHDDIEENRVYQIKGKEYSLKELIPYDTKLNNGYFINLYLSPSDYHRFHVPIDLEIVRATFIPGELNPVKPSFLEKELVFPKNKRVVLRCRDSKERYFYIVLVGAMIVGKIILNFDEKFQKDYNEIFDIEYEKPLKLKKGDELGRFEFGSSILLFFGKEHFKYLNQKDYVEVGDILGEIY; encoded by the coding sequence ATGAACCCCTCCCGTTTTATTTCTAATATCGCAGTTAAAATAGCAACCACCTCTTTCCCTAAATTGATTCAATGTTTTATCAATAAAATGTATGTTAAGTTTTATAAAATAGATATGTCAGAATTTGAACCGGAAGATCCCTGTAAATATAAAACATTGAATAATTTATTTACAAGACATAAAAAATATACCGAGTTTTATGAAGAAGACGATATAGTCGTCAGCCCTAGTGACAGTGAAATCATTGCGCATGACGATATAGAAGAAAATCGGGTTTATCAGATAAAAGGAAAAGAATATTCCCTAAAAGAACTTATTCCTTATGATACAAAATTAAATAATGGGTATTTTATTAATTTATATCTTTCACCAAGTGACTATCATAGATTTCATGTTCCTATAGATTTGGAAATTGTGAGGGCTACATTTATCCCCGGTGAACTTAATCCGGTAAAACCGTCTTTTTTGGAAAAAGAGCTTGTATTTCCAAAAAATAAAAGAGTGGTTTTAAGATGCAGGGATTCTAAAGAAAGATATTTTTATATTGTTTTGGTGGGGGCTATGATAGTAGGGAAAATTATTTTAAATTTTGATGAAAAATTTCAAAAAGATTATAACGAGATTTTTGATATAGAATATGAAAAACCTTTAAAACTTAAAAAAGGCGATGAACTTGGAAGGTTTGAATTTGGAAGTTCAATTTTGCTGTTTTTCGGAAAAGAACATTTTAAATATTTAAATCAAAAAGATTATGTTGAAGTAGGAGATATTCTTGGGGAAATTTATTAA
- a CDS encoding YgaP-like transmembrane domain — MKAKKFACGERLQRFLIAFMMLLILGLLAKGYNLAALILLAFIAIMFVIYGVFDFCPSTWLLNKIFGSCYCECKEEKNENQL; from the coding sequence ATGAAAGCTAAAAAATTTGCATGTGGCGAAAGACTTCAAAGATTTTTAATAGCGTTTATGATGCTTTTAATTTTGGGTTTGCTTGCAAAAGGATACAATTTAGCAGCACTTATTTTGCTTGCATTTATTGCAATAATGTTTGTTATTTACGGTGTTTTTGATTTTTGTCCGTCAACATGGCTGCTTAATAAAATTTTTGGAAGCTGTTACTGCGAATGTAAGGAAGAAAAAAATGAAAATCAGTTATAA